One segment of Pontibacter akesuensis DNA contains the following:
- a CDS encoding NmrA family NAD(P)-binding protein, whose translation MKKKHYTLILGAGGNVGGKIAEELLERGAHVAVVGRSRSRLQQFEGRATLFEGDFDDDAFLKQALAYASSLFLTVPDNALLTPAATAARLKNLLAGTAVKFILNISNCITRKGGVATRLVAFEEALNASLPQHLLHLRCANFFENLNWGLHTPYHPDLKLPYISAYEIAHVAASHLQKQDTKGKQVQVLLGERDYSMAELAAAAGVRYQQLPYTPENEAFYRPFNEGNFEVETRTSHNTSAPSHEKFTLEYFLEHELSAAVV comes from the coding sequence ATGAAAAAGAAGCACTACACATTAATACTGGGCGCAGGCGGCAACGTGGGCGGAAAAATAGCGGAAGAATTGCTGGAACGCGGTGCGCACGTGGCGGTAGTTGGCCGCAGCCGTAGCCGTTTGCAGCAGTTTGAAGGCCGCGCAACTTTGTTTGAAGGCGACTTTGATGACGATGCGTTTTTGAAGCAGGCCCTGGCATACGCCTCCAGCCTCTTTCTAACGGTTCCGGATAATGCCCTCCTAACTCCTGCAGCCACCGCAGCGCGGCTAAAGAACTTGCTGGCGGGCACAGCGGTAAAGTTTATACTTAACATCAGCAACTGCATCACCAGAAAAGGAGGCGTAGCCACGCGCTTAGTAGCGTTTGAGGAAGCGCTGAATGCCAGCTTGCCGCAGCACCTGCTGCACCTGCGCTGCGCCAACTTTTTCGAAAACCTGAACTGGGGGCTGCACACGCCCTATCACCCGGACCTGAAACTGCCTTACATCTCGGCATACGAAATAGCCCACGTGGCGGCATCGCACCTGCAGAAGCAGGATACAAAAGGGAAGCAGGTACAGGTGCTGTTGGGAGAGCGCGACTACAGTATGGCCGAACTTGCCGCCGCTGCCGGCGTCAGGTACCAGCAGTTGCCTTACACACCGGAGAACGAAGCCTTCTACAGGCCCTTTAACGAAGGCAATTTTGAGGTGGAGACGCGCACGAGTCACAACACATCTGCTCCGTCACACGAGAAATTCACGCTGGAATACTTTCTGGAGCACGAGCTTTCTGCGGCTGTTGTTTGA
- a CDS encoding GAF domain-containing sensor histidine kinase, translating to MIADKFEIRQEQERLEALRNYEVLDTPAEVDFDELTSLASQICGTPISLISLIDEDRQWFKSSVGLTVPETPRRFSFCHHAIQYDTVFEVQNTLEDKRFNTNPFVTGEPKVRFYAGSPLISSSGHKLGTLCVIDTIPRRLTPEQKYALEILSKQVIANMELRRERRRLLLEKQQLQEANEKLDQFVSMVSHDLKEPIMNMQALIEWLQEDMQVKDYANLASNLHLLKERAATMENLVYGLLEYSLVHVQDMPREQVDVRKMVEQITTSLNSTNNFKVTLSPDLPSFETERILLQQVFTNILSNAFKFHHTGKGHIRVGVQEENDEKYTFYVQDDGPGIAPQHHERIFGMYERLIRDSSKVKGSGIGLATVKKIVQDKGGQIWIDSDLGKGTTFYFTWAK from the coding sequence ATGATAGCCGACAAGTTTGAAATAAGACAAGAACAGGAACGCCTGGAAGCACTCCGAAACTACGAGGTGCTGGACACCCCTGCTGAAGTTGACTTTGATGAACTGACGAGCCTGGCTTCGCAGATATGCGGCACGCCAATTTCCCTCATCAGCCTGATAGACGAAGACCGGCAGTGGTTTAAATCATCTGTGGGCCTGACAGTGCCGGAAACGCCGCGCAGATTTTCCTTTTGCCATCACGCCATTCAATACGACACTGTATTTGAGGTACAGAATACGCTGGAAGACAAGCGTTTTAACACCAACCCATTTGTTACAGGCGAACCAAAGGTGCGCTTTTACGCCGGCTCCCCGCTTATAAGCTCATCGGGCCATAAACTCGGCACGCTTTGCGTTATCGATACCATTCCGCGGCGGCTAACCCCGGAGCAAAAATATGCGCTGGAGATACTCTCAAAACAGGTGATCGCCAATATGGAGCTTCGGCGTGAGCGGCGGCGGCTGCTGCTGGAGAAACAGCAGTTGCAGGAGGCAAACGAGAAACTGGACCAGTTTGTAAGCATGGTGTCGCACGACCTGAAGGAGCCGATCATGAACATGCAGGCCCTGATAGAATGGCTGCAGGAAGACATGCAGGTGAAAGACTACGCCAACCTGGCAAGTAACCTGCACCTGCTCAAGGAACGCGCGGCCACCATGGAAAACCTGGTGTATGGCCTGCTGGAGTACTCACTGGTGCACGTGCAGGATATGCCTCGGGAGCAGGTAGACGTGCGGAAAATGGTGGAGCAGATCACGACCAGCCTAAACAGCACCAACAACTTTAAGGTAACGCTTTCCCCTGATTTGCCCTCTTTTGAAACAGAGCGCATTCTGCTACAGCAGGTATTTACCAACATATTGTCCAATGCCTTCAAATTCCATCATACCGGCAAAGGCCACATCCGTGTAGGAGTGCAGGAGGAGAATGACGAGAAGTATACCTTCTATGTGCAGGATGATGGACCAGGCATTGCACCACAGCACCACGAACGCATCTTCGGCATGTATGAGCGCTTGATCCGCGACAGCAGCAAAGTAAAAGGATCCGGCATCGGCCTGGCCACCGTAAAAAAAATTGTGCAGGACAAAGGTGGCCAAATCTGGATAGACTCTGACTTGGGCAAAGGCACCACGTTCTACTTTACCTGGGCCAAATAG
- the purB gene encoding adenylosuccinate lyase: MNLTQLTAISPVDGRYRRHTGDLSAYFSEFGLIRYRVLVEVEYFIALCELPLPQLQGVEAGVFTRLRAVYENFSEADALEIKETEKTTNHDVKAVEYFLKDRFDQLGLEDHKEFIHFGLTSQDVNNTAIPLSLREAHERVLLPVYEQLHQTLVALAQQWKDIPMLAHTHGQPASPTRLGKEIMVFAERLELQLELLRQVPFSAKFGGATGNFNAHHVAYPSINWPDFGNNFVQQVLGLRRSQYTTQIEHYDNLAAYFDGLKRLNTILLDFSRDVWQYVSMGYFKQKIKAGEVGSSAMPHKVNPIDFENAEGNLGIANALLEHLAAKLPISRLQRDLTDSTVLRNIGVPLAHALIALKSLEKGIGKLELNEAALHAHLEDNWAVVAEGIQTVLRREGYPQPYEALKELTRKNEKMTEARIHDFIDTLQVTDAIKQELKQISPFNYTGVDLV; encoded by the coding sequence ATGAACTTAACACAACTTACTGCTATATCGCCGGTAGACGGCCGCTACCGCCGCCACACCGGCGACCTTTCCGCTTACTTTTCTGAATTTGGCCTGATCCGGTACCGGGTGCTGGTGGAGGTAGAATACTTTATTGCCTTGTGCGAACTGCCGCTCCCACAGCTGCAAGGCGTGGAGGCAGGTGTTTTTACCAGGCTGCGTGCCGTGTATGAGAACTTTTCGGAGGCGGATGCCCTGGAGATAAAGGAAACGGAGAAAACGACCAACCACGACGTGAAGGCAGTGGAGTACTTCCTGAAAGACCGGTTTGACCAACTGGGCCTGGAAGACCACAAAGAGTTCATTCACTTTGGGTTAACGTCGCAAGACGTGAACAACACCGCCATTCCGCTTTCGCTCCGGGAGGCGCACGAGCGCGTGCTGCTGCCTGTTTACGAGCAACTGCACCAAACGCTAGTGGCGCTGGCACAGCAGTGGAAAGACATTCCTATGCTGGCCCACACGCACGGACAACCGGCTTCTCCTACCCGCTTGGGAAAAGAAATCATGGTATTTGCCGAGCGCCTGGAGCTGCAGTTGGAGCTTTTGCGCCAGGTGCCCTTCTCGGCCAAGTTTGGTGGGGCCACCGGCAACTTTAACGCACACCATGTGGCCTACCCAAGTATAAACTGGCCTGATTTCGGCAATAATTTTGTGCAGCAGGTGCTGGGCCTGCGCCGCAGCCAGTACACCACCCAGATAGAACACTACGACAACCTGGCTGCCTATTTTGATGGCCTGAAACGCCTGAACACGATCCTACTCGACTTCTCGCGCGACGTGTGGCAGTATGTATCTATGGGTTACTTTAAGCAGAAGATAAAGGCAGGCGAAGTAGGATCATCGGCCATGCCGCACAAGGTAAACCCTATCGACTTCGAGAACGCGGAAGGCAATCTGGGCATCGCCAACGCACTGCTCGAGCACCTAGCGGCCAAACTGCCCATCTCCCGCCTGCAGCGCGACCTGACGGACTCTACCGTACTGCGTAATATTGGCGTGCCACTGGCGCATGCTCTGATTGCGTTGAAATCACTGGAGAAAGGCATTGGTAAGCTGGAGCTAAACGAAGCGGCCCTGCATGCGCACCTGGAGGATAACTGGGCCGTTGTGGCCGAGGGCATCCAGACGGTACTGCGCCGCGAGGGCTATCCGCAGCCCTATGAGGCGCTGAAGGAGCTAACGCGCAAGAATGAGAAAATGACCGAGGCACGTATCCATGACTTCATCGATACCCTTCAGGTAACGGACGCCATCAAACAGGAGTTAAAGCAGATATCCCCTTTCAACTACACAGGGGTAGACCTGGTATAA
- a CDS encoding biosynthetic peptidoglycan transglycosylase — protein sequence MKKRILIGVGGVLAFFLLLIVLLFVFRSRVLSYTIDRVIAKVENKYPADLNIGNAEFADWNSVVLSDISFVPHGLDTLFTTDSVHASVSVRSIFKGRIVFKRLDVTNGYLTAVKNGDVTNFGFLLKDDTKTEEQPKDTATTGRNYGQLLNRLIETAFDNVPDKVDFKNLNASYTSPNRTIVVRMPYMRMDDGDIASEVYVRADSLENRLRLHGTIDPGDYRIATSLYAADTMGIRLPYVKKKFDAQVAFDTLHLSLDNKKFRDGMLTVSGNAMVDNLVLNHPKLADEDIQVGESAVDYVVTLGPNLYVIDSLTEVRVNKARANLFASYQTIDTTKIIDLKVTTKQVPANDFFSSLPTGLFENLEGIQANGWLQYDLDFHVNMDSLSQVVFNSDLDASEDFKITQWGNTNLQKINGSFTHTVYEYGKPVRTFTVGPANGFYSPINQISPYLRNAILTAEDALFYSHNGFHEEAFRQAIIKNLEEGEFARGGSTISMQLVKNVFLSRKKTVARKVEEAIIVWLMENLDLVSKNRMFEVYLNIIEWGPDVYGAKDASRFYFGKQPSELNLAEAIFLTSIIPSPKRYRSSFDSYGNLRNYKAGYYRMIGGMMRRRGLISQEEYENLYPNVQLYGRARDLVVTAQDTSAVEEDTTRYELETIDLLDF from the coding sequence TTGAAAAAAAGAATCCTGATAGGAGTTGGCGGCGTGCTGGCTTTCTTTTTACTTCTCATAGTACTGCTTTTTGTGTTTAGAAGCAGAGTACTGAGCTATACGATAGACCGCGTCATCGCTAAAGTAGAAAACAAGTACCCGGCCGACCTGAACATCGGTAACGCAGAGTTTGCAGACTGGAATTCCGTGGTGCTGTCTGATATCTCGTTTGTCCCCCACGGCCTCGACACCCTTTTCACCACCGACAGCGTGCACGCCAGCGTGAGCGTGCGGTCTATCTTCAAGGGCCGCATTGTGTTTAAGCGCCTGGACGTGACCAACGGTTACCTGACGGCGGTAAAAAATGGCGACGTGACCAATTTCGGCTTTTTGCTGAAAGACGACACCAAGACGGAAGAACAGCCAAAGGATACTGCCACCACCGGCCGAAACTACGGCCAACTGCTGAACCGCCTGATTGAAACCGCTTTTGACAACGTGCCGGACAAGGTGGACTTCAAGAACCTGAACGCTTCCTATACTTCCCCTAACCGCACGATTGTGGTGCGAATGCCCTACATGCGGATGGATGATGGAGACATCGCCTCAGAAGTATACGTGCGCGCCGATTCGCTGGAGAACAGGCTGCGCCTGCACGGCACCATCGACCCGGGCGATTATCGCATTGCCACCAGCCTCTACGCCGCCGACACCATGGGCATTCGGCTGCCTTACGTTAAGAAAAAGTTTGATGCTCAGGTCGCTTTTGACACCCTGCACTTAAGCCTGGACAACAAGAAGTTCCGTGATGGCATGCTGACTGTAAGCGGCAACGCCATGGTCGATAACCTGGTGCTGAACCACCCGAAGCTTGCTGACGAAGACATACAGGTTGGCGAGAGTGCGGTGGACTATGTGGTTACGCTGGGGCCAAACCTCTACGTGATCGATAGCCTGACGGAAGTGCGCGTGAACAAGGCCCGCGCCAACCTTTTCGCATCGTATCAAACCATCGACACCACCAAGATCATCGACCTGAAGGTTACCACAAAGCAGGTGCCGGCCAACGATTTCTTTAGCTCATTGCCCACTGGCCTGTTCGAGAACCTGGAGGGCATACAGGCAAACGGCTGGCTGCAGTACGACCTCGACTTCCATGTGAACATGGATAGCCTGAGCCAGGTGGTATTTAACTCAGACCTGGATGCCTCCGAGGATTTCAAGATCACACAGTGGGGAAATACAAACCTGCAGAAGATAAACGGCTCTTTTACCCATACAGTGTACGAGTACGGGAAGCCGGTGCGCACTTTCACGGTAGGGCCTGCCAACGGCTTTTACAGCCCGATTAACCAGATTTCGCCTTACCTGCGCAACGCCATACTTACCGCTGAGGATGCCCTTTTTTACAGCCACAACGGTTTTCATGAGGAGGCATTCCGTCAGGCCATCATCAAAAACCTGGAAGAGGGTGAATTTGCCCGGGGCGGCAGTACCATTTCCATGCAGTTGGTGAAGAACGTGTTCCTGTCGCGTAAGAAAACAGTAGCCCGCAAAGTGGAGGAGGCGATAATCGTATGGCTGATGGAGAACCTGGACCTGGTATCCAAAAACCGCATGTTTGAAGTATACCTGAACATTATTGAGTGGGGCCCGGATGTATACGGTGCCAAGGATGCCTCGCGCTTTTACTTTGGCAAGCAGCCGTCTGAGCTAAACCTGGCCGAGGCTATCTTCCTGACCAGCATTATTCCAAGCCCGAAACGCTACCGCTCGTCCTTCGACAGCTACGGCAACCTGCGCAACTATAAAGCCGGTTACTACCGCATGATCGGGGGCATGATGCGCCGCCGCGGCCTCATCTCTCAGGAGGAGTACGAAAACCTGTACCCGAACGTGCAGCTCTACGGCCGCGCCCGCGACCTGGTCGTGACCGCGCAGGATACCTCAGCGGTGGAGGAAGATACCACGCGCTATGAACTGGAAACAATAGACCTGCTCGATTTTTAA
- a CDS encoding tetratricopeptide repeat protein — protein sequence MKHSLLILLLLACSLGVTAQTYDELVNKAYTCLDQKEMDCAIQNLEKAIKKEPKNPKSHLHLSNLGTMYRRLDKNKEAMACYDKAIKLNNKSAAVYNNRASLKRNLEDYKGSVADYTTSLTLEPANEEALLNRAYSRKILGDQAGAESDLLELLRVNPANYQAKSNLVNIKKLKGQYEEALQDLNELIAARPEDPLLYNNRADLFLMMKAYDKGFADIETALKIDPAYGIAYITRAELQLGQGDKASAKRDLETALQHGVKEAQIASLLQQCR from the coding sequence ATGAAGCATTCTTTACTTATCCTTTTACTTCTTGCCTGCAGCCTGGGCGTAACAGCCCAAACTTACGACGAATTGGTGAATAAGGCTTATACTTGCCTCGATCAGAAAGAGATGGATTGTGCCATCCAAAACTTGGAGAAAGCAATCAAAAAGGAGCCGAAGAACCCTAAGAGCCACCTCCACCTGTCCAACCTGGGCACCATGTACCGCAGGCTCGATAAAAACAAGGAAGCTATGGCCTGTTATGACAAAGCCATCAAACTCAACAACAAATCGGCGGCCGTGTACAACAACAGGGCCTCGCTGAAACGCAACCTGGAGGATTATAAGGGCTCTGTCGCCGACTACACCACCTCCCTTACGCTGGAACCAGCAAATGAGGAGGCCTTGCTAAACAGAGCTTACTCCAGAAAAATTTTGGGCGACCAGGCTGGGGCTGAAAGTGATTTACTGGAACTGCTTCGCGTTAATCCGGCCAACTATCAGGCAAAATCAAACCTGGTAAATATCAAAAAGCTAAAGGGCCAGTATGAGGAGGCCCTGCAGGACCTGAATGAGTTGATCGCCGCTCGGCCGGAAGACCCGCTGCTTTACAACAACAGAGCTGATCTTTTCCTGATGATGAAAGCCTACGATAAAGGCTTCGCAGACATTGAGACTGCCCTTAAAATCGACCCTGCCTACGGCATTGCCTACATAACACGGGCGGAACTGCAGCTGGGCCAGGGCGATAAAGCCAGCGCCAAACGTGACCTGGAGACAGCGCTGCAGCACGGGGTAAAGGAAGCACAGATTGCGAGCCTGCTGCAACAGTGCCGCTAA
- a CDS encoding bile acid:sodium symporter family protein: MNNKQEPVGLIPRAGALAARVGLDWFLLALIGMIVLAYAWPQLGVDREPVSLGDVANYGVSLIFFFYGLRLSPEKLKTGLSHWRLHAVVQLSTFVLFPLLILPLHGFFAGTPQEMLWLGVFYLAALPSTVSSSVVMVSIAGGNIPGAIFNASISSLMGIFITPLWMGLFLTTSGEGFDIWSVMGKLVLQVLLPVVLGIVLHRFWGGFAERNKGRLRVFDQLIILLIVYTSFCESFARNMFSGFRVTDLLLLGGAMIGLFFLVYGIIYGVTKLLGFNRENQITAIFCGSKKSLVHGTVMSKVLFPGATVVGIILLPIMLYHALQLLAASIIAQREARKAG; the protein is encoded by the coding sequence ATGAACAACAAGCAAGAACCCGTTGGGCTTATTCCCCGGGCAGGAGCCCTGGCTGCCCGTGTGGGGCTGGATTGGTTTTTACTCGCGCTGATCGGGATGATCGTGCTGGCTTACGCGTGGCCACAACTGGGCGTAGACCGGGAACCCGTTTCCTTGGGAGATGTGGCCAATTACGGTGTGTCGCTCATTTTCTTTTTCTACGGCCTGCGCCTTAGCCCCGAGAAGTTGAAGACCGGCCTGAGCCACTGGCGGCTGCATGCCGTGGTGCAGTTGAGCACGTTTGTGCTGTTCCCACTGCTCATCCTGCCGCTGCACGGATTTTTTGCCGGTACCCCGCAGGAAATGCTGTGGCTGGGCGTATTTTACCTGGCAGCGCTGCCCTCTACCGTTTCCTCGTCAGTCGTGATGGTCTCCATTGCGGGAGGCAACATCCCGGGGGCTATTTTCAACGCCAGTATCTCCAGTCTGATGGGCATCTTCATCACGCCGCTCTGGATGGGCCTGTTCCTGACAACGAGCGGGGAAGGGTTTGATATCTGGAGCGTGATGGGCAAACTAGTGCTGCAGGTGCTGCTGCCGGTGGTGCTGGGTATTGTACTGCACCGCTTCTGGGGCGGCTTTGCCGAGCGCAATAAGGGCAGACTGCGCGTATTCGACCAACTCATCATTCTACTCATTGTCTATACTTCTTTCTGCGAATCGTTTGCGCGCAACATGTTCAGCGGTTTCCGGGTTACGGACCTGCTTCTACTCGGCGGGGCGATGATCGGGCTGTTCTTTCTGGTGTACGGCATCATCTACGGCGTTACCAAACTGCTGGGCTTTAACCGCGAAAATCAAATCACGGCCATTTTCTGCGGCTCTAAAAAATCGCTGGTGCACGGCACGGTAATGTCGAAGGTGCTTTTTCCGGGCGCTACGGTGGTGGGAATTATTTTGCTGCCGATTATGCTGTACCACGCGCTGCAATTGTTGGCTGCCAGCATCATCGCACAGCGGGAGGCGCGTAAGGCAGGTTAA
- a CDS encoding DUF3817 domain-containing protein: MKTPISRLRTVGIYEGISYLLLLGIAMPLKYMFDMPLFVKYVGWAHGVLFVLYMVALLQVTLVHRWSLLKVAAGIIASLLPFGPFILDKKLLDKEEAAAKAQKQMA; encoded by the coding sequence ATGAAAACTCCAATTTCACGCCTGCGCACAGTGGGCATCTACGAAGGAATATCTTACCTGCTGCTGCTCGGCATTGCCATGCCGCTGAAGTACATGTTCGACATGCCGCTGTTTGTAAAATATGTGGGCTGGGCGCACGGCGTGCTGTTTGTGCTGTACATGGTGGCCCTGCTGCAGGTAACGCTGGTGCACCGCTGGTCGCTGCTAAAGGTGGCAGCCGGGATAATAGCCTCACTCCTGCCCTTCGGCCCATTTATACTTGACAAGAAGCTACTGGATAAGGAGGAAGCCGCCGCAAAGGCTCAAAAGCAGATGGCCTGA
- a CDS encoding chorismate mutase: MNASSSTLKIVAKTNILNGGPLPTVIAGPCSAETEAQMLQTALELKKDHRVSIFRAGIWKPRTRPGLFEGVGKVGLEWLTTVKQETGMLTAVEVANTQHVEEALQHGVDILWVGARTTVNPFSVQEIADALQGVDIPVLVKNPVNPDIQLWLGALERLNRAGITDLGLIHRGFSTPNNKPYRNHPKWQTIQEIRNLAPGIPLLCDPSHIAGRRDLLETVSQQALHLGVDGLMIETHINPDVALSDASQQVTPAGLDKLLTALDLETERVAQPEQLQDLRTLIDRLDSELLNVLFLRSDVSKRIGEYKRANGLDIYQANRWQQLLTDRLKTASETGLDEDFVRAIFDSIHSFSLGIQNELFAAEATNKAVVQK, encoded by the coding sequence ATGAACGCATCATCCTCAACCTTGAAAATAGTTGCTAAAACGAACATCCTGAATGGCGGCCCGCTGCCTACCGTAATTGCCGGGCCCTGCAGTGCAGAGACGGAGGCGCAAATGCTGCAAACGGCGCTGGAACTGAAAAAAGATCACCGCGTGTCCATTTTCCGGGCTGGCATCTGGAAACCCCGCACCCGCCCGGGTTTGTTCGAGGGCGTGGGCAAAGTCGGTCTGGAGTGGCTGACAACGGTGAAGCAGGAAACAGGCATGCTCACCGCTGTGGAAGTGGCTAACACACAGCACGTGGAAGAGGCCCTGCAGCACGGAGTGGATATTCTTTGGGTAGGGGCACGCACTACGGTAAACCCTTTCTCGGTGCAGGAGATAGCCGATGCCCTGCAGGGCGTGGACATACCGGTGCTGGTTAAAAACCCGGTGAACCCGGACATTCAGCTGTGGCTGGGTGCGCTCGAGCGCCTGAACCGTGCAGGTATTACGGATCTTGGGCTGATTCACCGCGGCTTCTCCACACCAAATAACAAGCCGTACCGCAACCACCCCAAGTGGCAGACCATTCAGGAGATCCGAAACCTGGCTCCCGGCATTCCGCTTCTTTGTGACCCAAGCCACATTGCCGGCCGGCGCGATTTACTGGAAACGGTAAGCCAGCAGGCGCTGCACCTGGGTGTGGACGGGCTGATGATTGAAACGCATATTAACCCAGATGTGGCGCTCAGCGATGCGTCGCAGCAGGTAACCCCGGCTGGCCTTGACAAGCTGCTGACGGCCCTGGACCTGGAAACGGAGCGGGTGGCACAGCCGGAGCAGCTGCAGGACCTGCGCACGCTGATTGACCGCCTCGACAGCGAACTGCTGAACGTGCTGTTCCTGCGCTCCGATGTTTCGAAGCGCATCGGGGAGTACAAGCGCGCCAACGGGCTGGACATTTACCAGGCCAACCGCTGGCAGCAACTGCTGACGGACAGGCTTAAGACAGCAAGTGAAACCGGCCTGGACGAGGATTTTGTGAGAGCCATTTTTGATTCCATCCACAGTTTTTCGCTTGGTATTCAAAACGAATTATTTGCAGCTGAGGCTACCAACAAAGCTGTAGTTCAGAAGTAG
- a CDS encoding pyridoxal phosphate-dependent aminotransferase, translating to MIIPKANRLEHVQEYFFSRKLAEVRALQAQGKSIINLGIGSPDMAPSAATVEALTQSAQQTTTHGYQPYNGTARLRQAMQQWYQQQYGVALTEQEVLPLAGSKEGIFHISMAFLNPGDKVLVPNPGYPAYAAAARLAGAEAVNYTLEAANDWLPQEAELEQLVTQGGYKMMWINYPHMPTGKAAASHTLQELVAFTQKHGLLLLNDNPYSLVLQQQEPISLLSMAGAKSNCLELNSLSKSHNMAGWRVGMVLGQQVYLAAILAVKSNLDSGQLLPVQEAAIAALQNNTAWHADRNAVYAERKQLAQLLLDELECVYQPNQVGMFLWARVPESIADVEAYLDTLLHKQGLFLTPGNIFGSQGERYIRVSLCAPAAQISEAINRIKSSKETLTQVYL from the coding sequence ATGATCATACCTAAAGCAAACAGGCTGGAGCACGTGCAGGAATATTTCTTCTCGCGCAAATTAGCCGAAGTAAGGGCACTGCAGGCACAGGGAAAAAGCATCATCAATCTTGGCATCGGCAGTCCGGATATGGCGCCTTCCGCGGCGACCGTGGAAGCTTTGACTCAATCGGCGCAACAAACCACCACACACGGTTACCAGCCTTACAACGGCACTGCCCGCTTGCGCCAAGCCATGCAGCAGTGGTACCAGCAACAGTACGGTGTTGCGCTAACGGAGCAGGAAGTGCTGCCTTTGGCCGGATCGAAGGAAGGCATCTTTCACATTTCCATGGCCTTTCTGAATCCGGGCGATAAAGTGCTGGTGCCAAATCCGGGTTATCCGGCGTATGCGGCCGCGGCACGTCTGGCTGGCGCGGAAGCGGTGAATTATACATTGGAGGCGGCTAACGATTGGCTGCCCCAGGAGGCGGAACTGGAGCAACTGGTGACGCAGGGCGGGTATAAAATGATGTGGATCAACTACCCGCACATGCCTACGGGCAAAGCAGCCGCAAGCCATACTTTACAGGAGCTTGTGGCATTCACGCAAAAACACGGCCTGCTGCTCCTCAACGATAACCCTTATAGCCTGGTGTTGCAGCAACAGGAGCCGATTAGCCTGCTAAGTATGGCCGGAGCCAAATCTAATTGCCTGGAGCTGAACTCGCTTAGCAAATCGCACAACATGGCGGGCTGGCGTGTAGGCATGGTGCTGGGCCAGCAGGTATATTTAGCCGCCATACTTGCCGTGAAAAGCAACCTCGACTCCGGCCAACTGCTGCCGGTGCAGGAGGCCGCCATTGCTGCGCTGCAGAACAATACTGCGTGGCATGCGGATCGCAATGCAGTCTACGCGGAGCGAAAGCAGCTGGCACAACTGCTGCTAGATGAGCTGGAATGTGTCTATCAGCCAAACCAGGTGGGCATGTTCCTCTGGGCACGGGTGCCGGAAAGTATTGCCGATGTAGAAGCATACCTGGACACGCTGCTTCATAAACAGGGCCTCTTCCTGACACCTGGCAACATCTTCGGCAGCCAGGGCGAGCGCTATATCCGCGTATCGTTGTGTGCGCCTGCCGCGCAAATCAGCGAAGCCATCAACAGAATCAAATCATCCAAAGAAACTTTAACACAAGTATACTTATGA
- a CDS encoding prephenate dehydratase domain-containing protein has protein sequence MNSIRIAIQGGPASFHDAAARQLHHDHLIETVPCTTFRSLSTALAGGAVDAAVMAIENTLAGSLLPNYSLLQEHHLHVTAEAWLPIDQNLMALPGQKLEDIRTVLSHPVALAQCSNFFLQHPHLQAQEAHDTADSAKAIQEQQLKGVAAIAGAAAAALYNLEVLEANVADSTNNFTRFLLLQREKTEIPATADKAILLFRKPLHTSTLTLLLSLLQKHQVEVKLLQTLPSTDARGFLVMELEAADLLQLQEAIAQVKPLVEKMQVLGPLQKAALPTTANTRQHKAILPTA, from the coding sequence ATGAACAGCATCAGAATTGCCATACAGGGAGGCCCCGCCTCTTTCCACGATGCCGCTGCGAGGCAGCTGCACCACGATCACTTGATAGAAACCGTGCCCTGCACCACTTTCCGCAGCCTGAGCACCGCCTTGGCCGGGGGAGCGGTAGATGCCGCTGTAATGGCCATTGAGAACACACTGGCCGGAAGCCTGCTCCCGAACTACAGCTTGCTGCAGGAGCACCACCTGCACGTTACAGCGGAAGCATGGCTGCCGATAGACCAGAACCTGATGGCGCTGCCGGGGCAAAAGCTGGAGGATATCCGCACGGTGCTATCGCATCCAGTGGCGCTGGCCCAGTGCAGCAACTTTTTTCTGCAGCACCCCCACCTGCAGGCACAGGAAGCCCACGATACCGCCGACAGCGCCAAGGCCATACAGGAGCAGCAGCTAAAGGGCGTGGCAGCCATTGCGGGCGCGGCGGCGGCTGCGCTTTACAACCTGGAGGTGCTGGAGGCAAACGTCGCCGACTCAACCAACAACTTCACTCGTTTCCTGCTGCTTCAGCGCGAAAAAACTGAGATTCCGGCCACGGCCGACAAAGCCATCCTGCTGTTCCGGAAGCCGCTCCATACTTCCACTCTTACTTTACTGCTCAGCCTGTTGCAGAAGCACCAGGTGGAAGTAAAGCTACTGCAGACACTGCCCTCCACGGATGCTCGTGGCTTTCTGGTAATGGAACTGGAAGCCGCTGATTTGCTGCAGTTGCAGGAGGCCATCGCGCAGGTAAAGCCGCTAGTGGAGAAGATGCAGGTGCTGGGGCCGCTGCAGAAAGCGGCGCTGCCTACAACAGCCAATACAAGACAGCACAAAGCTATACTTCCAACAGCATGA